The Argopecten irradians isolate NY chromosome 6, Ai_NY, whole genome shotgun sequence genome has a window encoding:
- the LOC138325826 gene encoding prostaglandin E2 receptor EP4 subtype-like, which translates to MSADRMTGMPDFIANNGTTVAYDVVYSKAEEITTDSLPEFQKFPENVTPVPSCITASIGTLGNIIAIFILFRSAKTHKWKTFYCLVLALTITDLVGILATAPVVLLVYANSIQFRGGQPACDYLAFMMVFAGFATICIVTSMSFDRFLAVWFPYSYNTTVTRRRVVVTLLCIWSLAIVLGCLPIFGLGHNITQYPGTWCFFNFHSTLIMDSVFAILYASLGIGIIAFTAIMNVLVSVKLKQQKRRYSSVVNMPCGKNDNNPTRCLRNNVAQMVFLVTVTMVFAVCWLPLMVQVLLKQSQRSGGPNWVDLLTVRLATVNQILNPWIYIILRREFLSDLFSVRKFCRRSFIREPDNNNDAEVQTSLASRKLNTLTVIEKI; encoded by the exons ATGTCGGCGGATAGGATGACCGGCATGCCGGATTTCATAGCAAACAACGGTACCACCGTAGCTTATGACGTCGTTTATTCGAAAGCTGAAGAAATAACAACAGATTCTTTACCAGAATTCCAGAAATTTCCTGAAAATGTCACACCAGTACCGTCCTGTATAACAGCCAGTATCGGTACCCTTGGAAACATCATCGCCATCTTTATTCTATTTCGGTCGGCTAAAACTCACAAATGGAAGACATTTTATTGCCTCGTTTTGGCTTTGACTATAACCGATCTGGTTGGGATTTTGGCAACTGCGCCTGTTGTTCTTTTGGTGTATGCTAATAGCATCCAATTTCGTGGTGGACAACCTGCATGCGACTACCTGGCGTTCATGATGGTTTTTGCAGGTTTTGCAACCATCTGTATTGTGACATCAATGTCTTTTGATCGGTTCCTTGCTGTCTGGTTTCCATATTCCTACAATACGACAGTGACACGTCGACGAGTTGTGGTGACTCTATTATGTATATGGTCATTGGCAATCGTCCTTGGATGCCTACCAATATTCGGACTTGGACATAATATTACCCAGTACCCAGGAACATGGTGCTTCTTCAACTTTCACAGCACACTTATCATGGACAGTGTCTTTGCGATTCTTTACGCATCACTCGGTATTGGAATCATTGCATTCACAGCCATTATGAATGTTTTGGTTTCTGTAAAGCTAAAGCAACAGAAGAGAAGGTACAGCAGTGTTGTCAATATGCCTTGCGGTAAAAACGACAACAACCCCACACGATGTTTAAGGAATAATGTGGCTCAGATGGTATTCCTGGTAACCGTCACTATGGTATTTGCTGTATGCTGGCTCCCACTCATG GTTCAAGTGTTGCTGAAACAAAGCCAGAGAAGTGGTGGGCCGAACTGGGTCGACTTGTTGACTGTGCGCCTGGCAACAGTCAACCAGATCCTTAATCCGTGGATTTACATTATCCTTCGGAGGGAATTCCTCTCAGACCTGTTCTCAGTGCGGAAGTTCTGCAGACGATCTTTCATACGCGAGCCGGACAATAACAATGATGCAGAGGTACAAACTTCGTTGGCCAGTAGGAAACTCAACACGTTGACTGTCATCGAAAAGATATGA